The proteins below are encoded in one region of Metabacillus dongyingensis:
- a CDS encoding VanZ family protein: MKKPILKWMLTLAPILYMILIWILSSLPADAIINTPFSFDRLMKESLHLIEFGILYWLIALAFAAHQSWTMKASILAAIVSILYGATDEIHQYFVPYRSATVIDLVKDAIGVLVSFYIMKVTYFAKRPSFITSIFQKLNDAE; encoded by the coding sequence ATGAAGAAACCCATCCTTAAATGGATGCTGACTCTGGCACCCATTCTTTATATGATTCTCATATGGATTCTATCAAGCCTGCCTGCAGATGCGATTATCAACACGCCTTTTTCATTTGACCGCTTAATGAAGGAATCGCTTCACTTGATTGAGTTCGGCATTCTCTATTGGCTGATTGCATTGGCGTTTGCGGCTCATCAAAGCTGGACCATGAAAGCAAGTATCCTTGCAGCCATCGTTTCCATTCTATATGGGGCAACAGATGAAATTCATCAATACTTTGTTCCGTACCGGTCTGCAACAGTTATTGATTTAGTAAAGGATGCTATTGGCGTTCTTGTATCTTTTTATATTATGAAGGTGACGTATTTTGCAAAACGCCCTTCTTTTATAACCTCTATTTTTCAAAAGTTAAATGATGCGGAGTGA
- a CDS encoding GNAT family N-acetyltransferase, with protein MSLPIRKAVIGDLPAIVEIYNSTIESRAVTADLTPVTVADRAGWFHQHTDQRPLWVMEDGDQIVAWLSFESFYGRAAYQYTAEVSIYIDQNVRGKGIGTTFVQAAIDACPELGIKTLLGFVFGHNEASLRLFKRFGFEQWANMPGIAELDGIERDLVIVGKRVAE; from the coding sequence ATGAGTTTACCTATTCGAAAAGCCGTGATCGGCGACCTGCCTGCCATCGTTGAGATTTATAACTCCACGATAGAAAGCAGAGCCGTTACGGCAGACTTAACACCTGTTACCGTTGCAGATCGCGCGGGCTGGTTTCATCAGCACACAGATCAGCGTCCTCTTTGGGTCATGGAAGACGGAGATCAAATTGTTGCCTGGCTGAGCTTTGAATCCTTCTACGGCAGAGCTGCCTACCAATATACTGCAGAGGTCAGCATTTATATTGATCAGAACGTGCGCGGCAAAGGAATCGGCACCACGTTCGTGCAGGCGGCGATTGATGCTTGCCCTGAGCTTGGCATTAAAACGCTGCTCGGCTTTGTCTTTGGCCATAACGAAGCAAGTCTGCGCCTATTTAAACGCTTCGGCTTTGAGCAGTGGGCGAACATGCCTGGTATCGCGGAGCTTGATGGCATTGAACGTGATTTGGTGATTGTCGGGAAAAGAGTAGCAGAATAA
- the spoIIID gene encoding sporulation transcriptional regulator SpoIIID, translating to MHDYIKERTIKIGKYIVETRKTVRVIAKEFGVSKSTVHKDLTERLPEINPELANEVKEILDYHKSIRHLRGGEATKLKYRKEDILQEEPVK from the coding sequence GTGCACGATTACATCAAAGAACGTACTATCAAGATTGGAAAGTATATCGTGGAGACGAGGAAAACTGTTCGCGTGATTGCGAAGGAATTTGGCGTTTCTAAAAGTACTGTCCATAAAGATTTGACTGAAAGACTGCCTGAAATTAATCCAGAGCTTGCGAATGAAGTGAAAGAAATCCTTGATTATCATAAATCGATACGCCATTTAAGAGGCGGGGAAGCAACGAAGCTTAAGTATCGGAAGGAGGATATCCTTCAGGAAGAACCAGTAAAATAA
- a CDS encoding YwmB family TATA-box binding protein has protein sequence MKKVSLAIIIFLLFLTGAVVAQAIGSDKKEAELGTIVEGMEAQGIDVKKWSLFSKEMISAENQSFEELTKLLQTQFRHYKWSNESVDGKLHKASGIFFNKKMGFTEKLQIQSTDTNGQKQSYILYELSGEGSGKNWIQLHEYAQARSFDIFHENPTIFTCVNGQLDDKMSSVLQLKVNGLLKQFNAVPVEQLKEDSFISVSARTSDWDHLIPTDEGSMNIQIALRGAGLGSNTSVTVGTPIITSEY, from the coding sequence ATGAAAAAAGTCAGTCTGGCAATTATTATCTTTTTATTATTTCTTACAGGTGCGGTTGTTGCACAAGCTATTGGGTCTGACAAGAAGGAAGCAGAACTTGGAACCATTGTAGAAGGCATGGAAGCACAGGGAATTGATGTTAAAAAGTGGTCTTTATTTTCAAAGGAAATGATTTCAGCAGAGAATCAGTCTTTTGAAGAATTAACGAAACTTTTGCAAACTCAATTTCGTCATTATAAGTGGTCGAATGAAAGTGTGGATGGCAAGCTACATAAAGCATCGGGAATCTTTTTTAACAAGAAGATGGGTTTTACAGAAAAGCTTCAAATTCAGTCAACCGACACAAACGGACAAAAACAATCGTATATCTTGTATGAGCTCAGCGGGGAAGGTTCAGGGAAAAATTGGATTCAGCTACATGAGTATGCGCAAGCTCGTAGCTTCGACATTTTCCATGAAAATCCTACAATTTTCACTTGTGTAAATGGCCAGCTTGATGATAAGATGAGTAGTGTTTTGCAATTGAAGGTAAATGGTTTGCTCAAACAATTTAACGCGGTGCCAGTTGAACAGCTTAAAGAAGATTCGTTCATATCTGTGTCCGCACGTACGTCAGATTGGGATCACCTGATTCCAACAGATGAAGGCAGCATGAATATTCAAATTGCGCTCAGAGGCGCAGGATTGGGCAGTAATACTAGCGTTACAGTAGGAACACCAATCATAACGTCTGAATATTAA
- a CDS encoding VanZ family protein, translated as MKFLTALFLIIAFSLFSFTSDLLSLLTGDYIGLTIRRDPDFSDLFLYHDIALHSKFYVVTKIGHAFFFFFFTLIMTYMYRMRTAILWAVFLAVSSEILQLYAMRSGRIVDMIYDLTGALAGIILIKIIFAYSKHVQIVEGNRRKM; from the coding sequence ATGAAATTCTTAACGGCTTTATTTTTGATCATCGCATTTTCATTGTTCTCGTTTACGAGTGATTTACTGTCTTTGCTGACGGGAGATTATATCGGTCTCACCATTCGGAGAGACCCCGATTTTTCCGACTTGTTTCTCTATCATGATATAGCCCTGCACAGTAAGTTTTATGTTGTCACAAAAATTGGGCACGCCTTTTTCTTTTTCTTTTTTACGCTTATCATGACTTATATGTACCGGATGCGTACAGCGATTTTATGGGCAGTATTTCTCGCTGTATCCTCAGAAATTCTTCAGCTATATGCTATGCGCAGCGGCAGGATTGTGGATATGATCTACGACCTGACAGGGGCATTAGCAGGAATCATTTTAATAAAAATCATTTTTGCTTATTCAAAACACGTGCAAATTGTCGAAGGAAATCGGCGGAAAATGTAG
- a CDS encoding flagellar hook-basal body protein has translation MLRSMITAANTLGQLQKQLDLIGNNMANIDTQGYKRTQTGFSELLNQQINNAGLQDDPAGRSTALGVRPGVGAMVTGQTVYTQGSIKVTNREFDLALTKPGQFLQVEVSGEVQYTRDGALYLNPAENAQLQLVTSEGHAVLDENQNPIFFDDTFENMKVTPDGRLTADPGNQSVQLGIVGVNQQSMLEKQGGNRYALNENAPNGTIEFLNRDQIGVQQGALEMSNVDLSKEMTELMVAQRSYQLNSKSITMGDQMLGLINSVR, from the coding sequence ATGCTACGTTCGATGATTACGGCTGCAAATACATTAGGTCAGCTGCAAAAACAGCTGGATCTGATCGGAAATAACATGGCAAACATTGATACACAAGGCTACAAGCGCACACAAACAGGCTTCTCGGAACTCCTTAATCAGCAAATAAACAATGCCGGACTTCAGGACGACCCTGCTGGGCGGTCGACAGCTCTTGGCGTTCGGCCTGGAGTCGGAGCGATGGTAACGGGACAAACCGTGTATACCCAAGGCAGCATCAAGGTGACAAATCGGGAGTTTGACCTTGCCCTGACAAAGCCTGGCCAATTCCTGCAAGTAGAAGTAAGCGGTGAGGTGCAGTATACACGTGATGGAGCTCTATATTTGAATCCTGCAGAAAATGCGCAGCTTCAGCTTGTCACATCTGAAGGCCACGCTGTTCTTGATGAAAATCAAAATCCGATTTTCTTTGATGATACGTTTGAAAATATGAAGGTAACACCTGATGGCAGATTAACGGCAGATCCGGGCAATCAGTCCGTTCAATTAGGAATAGTTGGGGTAAATCAGCAATCTATGCTTGAAAAACAGGGCGGAAATCGGTACGCTTTAAATGAGAACGCACCAAACGGCACGATCGAGTTTTTGAACCGTGATCAAATTGGCGTTCAGCAAGGTGCACTTGAAATGTCAAATGTCGATCTTTCAAAAGAAATGACTGAGCTGATGGTAGCTCAGAGGTCTTATCAATTAAACTCAAAATCTATCACCATGGGCGATCAAATGCTCGGGTTAATCAATAGCGTGAGATAA
- a CDS encoding rod shape-determining protein yields MFARDIGIDLGTANVLIHVKGKGIVLNEPSVVALNKNTGKVLAVGEEARRMVGRTPGNIVAIRPLKDGVIADFEVTEAMLKHFINKLNVKGLFTKPRMLICCPTNITSVEQKAIKEAAEKSGGKYVYLEEEPKVAAIGAGMDIFQPSGNMVVDIGGGTTDVAVLSMGDIVTASSIKMAGDKFDMEILNYIKKEYKLLIGERTAEDIKTQVATVFPGGRNEEIAIRGRDMVSGLPRTITVNSEEVEGALRESVALIIQTAKSVLERTPPELSADIIDRGVILTGGGALLNGLDQLMAEELKVPVLIAENPMDCVAIGTGIMLDNVDRLSRRKFG; encoded by the coding sequence ATGTTTGCAAGGGATATAGGAATTGACCTTGGTACTGCAAATGTACTAATTCACGTAAAAGGAAAAGGCATCGTCTTAAACGAGCCATCTGTAGTTGCACTTAATAAGAACACGGGCAAGGTTCTTGCTGTTGGAGAAGAAGCAAGAAGAATGGTAGGACGTACTCCTGGGAATATTGTTGCGATTCGTCCATTAAAAGACGGAGTCATCGCTGATTTTGAAGTAACAGAAGCTATGCTCAAGCATTTTATCAACAAATTAAATGTAAAGGGTTTATTCACGAAACCGCGGATGCTCATCTGCTGTCCGACGAATATCACCTCTGTTGAGCAAAAAGCCATTAAAGAAGCTGCTGAAAAGAGCGGCGGAAAATACGTTTATCTTGAAGAAGAACCAAAGGTCGCAGCAATTGGCGCCGGCATGGACATTTTTCAGCCAAGCGGAAATATGGTAGTAGATATTGGCGGTGGAACGACAGATGTCGCAGTCCTTTCAATGGGCGATATTGTCACCGCCTCTTCTATTAAGATGGCTGGGGACAAGTTCGACATGGAAATCTTAAATTACATCAAAAAAGAGTACAAGCTCTTAATTGGTGAACGTACGGCTGAGGATATTAAAACGCAAGTAGCGACAGTGTTCCCAGGCGGACGCAACGAAGAAATTGCCATTCGCGGCAGAGACATGGTATCAGGTCTGCCCCGTACCATTACCGTTAATTCTGAAGAAGTTGAAGGCGCACTGCGTGAATCAGTAGCCCTCATCATTCAAACTGCAAAAAGCGTACTCGAGCGCACACCTCCTGAACTCTCTGCGGACATCATCGACCGCGGCGTCATCTTAACAGGCGGCGGAGCCCTTCTGAACGGTCTGGATCAGTTGATGGCAGAAGAATTAAAGGTTCCTGTCTTAATCGCAGAAAATCCAATGGACTGTGTAGCAATCGGCACAGGCATCATGCTTGATAACGTCGATCGCCTTAGTAGACGCAAGTTTGGATAA
- a CDS encoding DUF1146 family protein — translation MLDFNQQALLGLLSHLVFIPVTWWALQALHIEKAMKKGKVMQARALMILLTIAISGAVSNFFLDYLIWSRQLPFLF, via the coding sequence ATGCTTGATTTTAATCAGCAAGCATTACTTGGCCTTTTGTCACATCTTGTATTCATTCCGGTTACATGGTGGGCACTGCAGGCGCTGCATATTGAAAAAGCCATGAAAAAAGGAAAGGTCATGCAAGCGCGTGCGCTGATGATCCTTCTCACGATCGCCATTTCAGGCGCTGTAAGCAACTTTTTTCTTGATTATTTAATATGGTCCCGCCAGCTGCCTTTTTTATTTTAA
- a CDS encoding flagellar hook-basal body protein, whose protein sequence is MLRGFYTATAGMLAQQRRTEMLSNNIANANTPGYKSDQAALKAFPEMLLKRVESSKVPAPATQAVGTLNTGVYLQEMIPQFTQGDLRETGLSSDVALVEELVPYNEETNAKGALLFAVQNQAFELRYTRNGQFTRNENGELTLAGNPVLGTNGQPISVASDQFEITSDGTVRVDGVEQAQIEIVFAGDTRTLIKEGNGLYRTEDGNGLPTAVNNPEISYQLKQGYVEGSNVDVSKSYTEMMTAYRAFEANQKVLQAYDRSMDKAVNEIGRVR, encoded by the coding sequence ATGCTACGAGGTTTTTATACAGCGACAGCAGGGATGCTTGCCCAGCAGCGGAGAACAGAGATGCTGTCAAATAACATAGCCAATGCGAATACACCTGGATATAAATCGGATCAGGCAGCGCTAAAGGCATTCCCGGAAATGCTTTTGAAAAGAGTTGAAAGCAGCAAGGTTCCTGCTCCTGCCACGCAGGCTGTCGGAACGCTGAATACTGGCGTGTATCTTCAAGAGATGATTCCTCAATTTACACAGGGCGATCTCCGTGAAACAGGTCTCTCCAGCGATGTTGCCTTAGTTGAAGAGCTGGTTCCCTATAATGAGGAGACGAATGCGAAAGGTGCTTTGCTTTTTGCAGTGCAGAATCAAGCTTTTGAATTGCGCTACACACGCAATGGACAGTTTACACGAAATGAAAACGGCGAGCTTACTCTTGCAGGCAACCCTGTTTTAGGAACGAACGGCCAGCCCATTTCAGTTGCTTCAGATCAATTCGAAATCACATCAGACGGAACGGTTAGAGTGGATGGGGTTGAACAGGCACAAATCGAAATTGTCTTTGCCGGTGACACAAGAACGTTAATTAAAGAAGGAAATGGTCTTTACCGGACCGAGGATGGAAATGGATTGCCGACTGCGGTCAATAATCCTGAAATTTCGTATCAGCTAAAGCAGGGTTATGTGGAAGGCTCAAATGTCGACGTTTCCAAATCGTATACCGAAATGATGACAGCTTACCGCGCTTTTGAAGCGAATCAAAAAGTGCTGCAGGCTTACGATAGAAGTATGGATAAAGCCGTGAATGAAATCGGCAGGGTAAGATAA
- the fabZ gene encoding 3-hydroxyacyl-ACP dehydratase FabZ — protein MLDITQIKEIIPHRYPFLLVDKILEVDEGKRAIGLKNVTANEEFFNGHFPEYPVMPGVLIVEALAQVGAVAMLIKEENRGRLAFFAGIDNCRFKKQVTPGDQLRLEVEIIRLRGSLGKGKGIATVNGEVVCETELMFALGEKKE, from the coding sequence ATGCTAGACATCACACAAATCAAAGAAATCATTCCGCACCGTTATCCATTCCTGCTCGTCGATAAAATCCTTGAAGTAGACGAAGGCAAGCGTGCAATCGGACTAAAAAACGTAACAGCAAACGAAGAATTCTTCAATGGCCATTTCCCAGAATACCCAGTCATGCCAGGCGTCCTAATCGTTGAAGCACTCGCCCAAGTCGGCGCTGTTGCCATGCTGATCAAAGAAGAAAACCGCGGCCGCCTTGCCTTCTTTGCAGGCATCGACAACTGCCGCTTTAAAAAGCAAGTAACACCAGGCGACCAGCTCCGCCTCGAAGTTGAAATCATCCGTCTGCGCGGATCACTCGGCAAAGGCAAAGGCATCGCTACAGTAAACGGCGAAGTCGTATGTGAAACAGAATTGATGTTTGCGCTGGGTGAAAAGAAAGAATAG
- a CDS encoding DNA-directed RNA polymerase subunit beta produces MSTNERSREEMKETKKTEESSSRKIRIRLFPIWLRIVLLLFFMAIAAISGAMIGYGVLGDGKPTDVFDKKTWQHVFDLVEKESEK; encoded by the coding sequence GTGAGTACAAACGAACGGTCTCGTGAAGAAATGAAAGAAACGAAAAAAACAGAAGAATCCAGCAGCCGCAAAATCAGAATCAGACTATTTCCGATCTGGCTGCGCATTGTTTTATTGCTTTTTTTCATGGCCATTGCCGCAATCAGCGGTGCGATGATTGGCTACGGTGTACTCGGTGATGGAAAGCCAACAGACGTCTTCGATAAAAAAACATGGCAGCATGTCTTTGACCTGGTGGAAAAAGAATCTGAAAAATAA
- the murA gene encoding UDP-N-acetylglucosamine 1-carboxyvinyltransferase codes for MEKIIVRGGRKLNGTVKVEGAKNAVLPVIAASLLASEQKSIICDVPTLSDVYTINEVLRHLGAEVHFENNQVFVDASKELNMEAPFEYVRKMRASVLVMGPLLARNGRARVALPGGCAIGSRPIDQHLKGFEAMGATIKVGNGFIDAEVSGRLRGAKIYLDFPSVGATENIIMAAALAEGTTVLENVAKEPEIVDLANYINAMGGKVRGAGTGTIRIEGVETLKGVKHHIIPDRIEAGTFMVAAAITGGNVLVRGAVPEHLTSLIAKMEEMGVQISEEEDGLRVIGPEKLKSIDIKTMPHPGFPTDMQSQMMALLLKAEGTSMITETVFENRFMHVEEFRRMNGDIKIEGRSVIINGPVNMQGAEVAATDLRAGAALVLAGLVADGYTRVTELKHVDRGYVDFHGKLASIGADIERITEETTIKSEQAVSDMNA; via the coding sequence TTGGAAAAAATCATCGTCCGCGGCGGTCGTAAGTTAAACGGTACTGTTAAAGTAGAAGGTGCTAAAAATGCCGTTTTACCAGTAATCGCTGCATCTTTATTAGCCAGTGAACAAAAAAGCATAATTTGTGATGTGCCTACGCTCTCCGATGTGTATACAATCAATGAAGTGCTGCGCCATTTAGGTGCAGAAGTACACTTTGAAAATAACCAAGTGTTTGTAGATGCATCTAAAGAGCTAAATATGGAAGCTCCTTTCGAATATGTACGCAAAATGCGTGCTTCTGTTTTAGTTATGGGTCCATTACTTGCCAGAAATGGCCGTGCACGTGTGGCATTGCCAGGCGGCTGTGCGATTGGATCACGACCAATTGATCAACATTTAAAAGGCTTCGAAGCTATGGGAGCTACCATTAAGGTTGGGAACGGATTTATCGACGCTGAAGTCTCAGGAAGACTTCGCGGGGCAAAAATCTACTTGGATTTCCCAAGCGTTGGAGCAACTGAAAATATTATTATGGCTGCGGCTCTTGCAGAAGGCACAACTGTCCTTGAGAACGTAGCAAAAGAACCGGAAATCGTTGACCTTGCCAATTACATTAATGCAATGGGCGGCAAAGTTCGCGGAGCCGGAACTGGAACGATTCGCATTGAAGGTGTAGAAACACTTAAAGGCGTTAAGCATCATATCATTCCTGACCGCATTGAAGCTGGAACTTTCATGGTTGCAGCTGCTATTACAGGCGGAAATGTATTGGTTCGCGGCGCTGTGCCGGAACACTTAACTTCTTTGATCGCGAAAATGGAAGAAATGGGCGTTCAGATTTCTGAAGAAGAAGACGGACTTCGTGTCATTGGACCAGAAAAACTCAAGTCCATTGACATCAAAACAATGCCGCATCCAGGCTTCCCGACAGATATGCAATCTCAAATGATGGCATTGCTGTTGAAAGCTGAAGGAACTTCTATGATCACGGAAACTGTTTTCGAAAACCGTTTCATGCACGTGGAAGAATTCCGCCGCATGAATGGGGATATTAAGATTGAGGGCCGATCTGTCATCATCAACGGTCCAGTTAATATGCAAGGTGCAGAAGTGGCAGCAACAGACTTGCGCGCTGGTGCAGCACTTGTACTTGCAGGTTTAGTTGCAGACGGCTACACTCGTGTAACCGAGCTTAAGCACGTAGACCGCGGATACGTTGACTTCCACGGCAAACTTGCTTCAATCGGTGCTGACATCGAACGCATCACTGAAGAAACTACGATTAAATCCGAGCAGGCTGTAAGCGACATGAACGCTTAA
- a CDS encoding M23 family metallopeptidase produces the protein MREEETKRTSQNSKMQQFFRKRWVFPAIYLVSAALILTAVLWYQALGNGDSANDPIDQGTSYQDEPTQEVNSAVENFAMPAVDSDAVSVIRKFYEKDATAAEQEAALVSYNNTYEPSKGIDLAKEDGKEFEVAASLSGTVTKAEKDPLLGNVIEIEHKDGVTTVYQSLASMMVAAGDEVEQNEIIGQAGKSLIQEEDGVHVHFEIRKDGVAVNPLDFMDKPLTSLNDVNVEKEAEPVKEQPVKEEEGTEGEEKGAEEEKGTEQEKEDAEKGTEDKKGAEEDKEKEDAGKEGSEKGNSQDQSEASISTKNA, from the coding sequence ATGAGAGAGGAAGAAACTAAACGTACTTCTCAAAACTCGAAAATGCAACAATTCTTCAGAAAGCGTTGGGTATTCCCAGCAATCTACTTAGTAAGTGCAGCATTGATTTTGACAGCCGTGTTATGGTATCAGGCTTTAGGCAATGGAGATTCAGCAAATGATCCGATTGACCAAGGAACATCTTATCAAGATGAGCCGACTCAAGAAGTAAACTCAGCTGTAGAAAATTTCGCAATGCCGGCAGTTGATTCAGACGCAGTATCAGTTATCCGCAAGTTCTATGAAAAAGATGCAACAGCAGCAGAGCAAGAAGCAGCACTCGTTTCCTATAATAATACGTACGAGCCTAGCAAAGGAATTGACTTGGCAAAAGAAGATGGCAAGGAATTCGAAGTTGCAGCTTCACTAAGCGGAACTGTTACGAAAGCTGAAAAAGATCCATTACTTGGAAATGTCATTGAAATCGAGCACAAAGATGGCGTGACAACAGTTTACCAATCTTTAGCAAGCATGATGGTTGCAGCTGGTGACGAAGTTGAGCAAAACGAAATCATCGGACAAGCTGGAAAAAGCCTGATCCAAGAAGAAGATGGCGTACATGTTCACTTTGAAATCCGCAAAGATGGCGTTGCAGTCAATCCATTAGACTTCATGGACAAACCACTTACTTCTTTAAACGACGTGAATGTTGAAAAAGAAGCTGAGCCTGTAAAAGAACAGCCAGTTAAAGAAGAAGAAGGTACTGAAGGCGAAGAAAAAGGTGCTGAAGAAGAAAAAGGCACTGAACAAGAAAAAGAAGACGCTGAAAAAGGCACTGAAGACAAAAAAGGTGCTGAAGAAGACAAAGAAAAAGAAGACGCTGGTAAAGAAGGATCAGAAAAAGGGAATTCACAAGACCAATCTGAAGCTTCAATCAGCACAAAAAACGCTTAA
- the spoIID gene encoding stage II sporulation protein D, with the protein MKSLKPILLVLVGLFLIILMIPTLLVAPFMNQTKGELSEDLQAKKDEQVMLAKSIIDVPVYRSGAEKIENIPLEEYVIGVVASEMPADFEDEALKAQALAARTYIVKQLMSEQTISVPAGAVVSDTTAHQVFKSDAELKRQWGKDYDWKIKKVYNAVATTQGQILTYENKPIEASFFSTSNGYTENSEDYWAASLPYLKSVESPWDEKSPKYYDQIAIKVSDFEKKLGVKLDSDGEVGKVIERTSGKRVAQVDINGKKLNGRDIREKLGLRSSDFTWQLKGDQVLITTKGFGHGVGMSQYGANFMAQDGKKYKDIVSYYYQGAQVANVEPFVTQFTARN; encoded by the coding sequence ATGAAATCTTTGAAACCAATACTTTTAGTTCTTGTCGGATTATTTCTTATCATATTAATGATCCCGACATTGTTAGTCGCACCTTTTATGAACCAGACCAAAGGTGAACTATCAGAAGACCTTCAAGCCAAAAAGGATGAACAAGTCATGCTTGCCAAATCAATTATTGATGTACCGGTCTATCGGAGCGGTGCGGAAAAAATCGAGAACATTCCATTAGAAGAATACGTCATCGGTGTCGTTGCCTCAGAAATGCCTGCAGATTTTGAAGACGAAGCGCTGAAAGCCCAGGCACTGGCAGCCCGGACTTATATTGTAAAGCAATTAATGAGCGAACAAACGATAAGTGTTCCAGCCGGTGCAGTCGTCAGTGACACGACAGCTCATCAGGTCTTCAAAAGTGATGCAGAGCTGAAAAGGCAATGGGGTAAGGACTATGATTGGAAAATCAAAAAGGTGTACAATGCAGTCGCCACTACACAAGGTCAAATCTTAACATATGAAAACAAACCAATTGAAGCCTCCTTTTTCTCAACAAGCAACGGATACACCGAAAACTCCGAAGACTATTGGGCAGCATCCCTGCCTTATTTAAAGAGCGTGGAAAGTCCATGGGACGAAAAATCACCGAAATACTATGACCAAATCGCCATCAAAGTGAGCGATTTCGAGAAAAAACTTGGAGTGAAACTCGATTCAGACGGAGAAGTAGGGAAAGTCATTGAACGAACCTCAGGGAAACGAGTAGCTCAAGTCGACATCAACGGGAAAAAACTGAACGGCCGAGATATCCGTGAAAAGCTGGGTCTCCGCTCAAGCGACTTCACATGGCAGCTTAAAGGTGATCAAGTCCTCATCACCACAAAAGGCTTCGGCCACGGTGTCGGCATGAGCCAATACGGAGCCAATTTCATGGCGCAGGACGGAAAAAAATACAAAGACATTGTCAGCTACTACTACCAGGGAGCACAAGTGGCGAATGTTGAGCCGTTTGTTACTCAGTTTACGGCCCGGAATTAA